In Tetrapisispora phaffii CBS 4417 chromosome 6, complete genome, a single genomic region encodes these proteins:
- the TPHA0F01060 gene encoding uncharacterized protein (similar to Saccharomyces cerevisiae BUD9 (YGR041W) and BUD8 (YLR353W); ancestral locus Anc_4.186): MDQDFEQVTHNSDFLSILSDYDSDVQSYISTNDIYRKESAEENNKESPSSSKSFFIENFPENVNDSSANSLQQTPRKFGVYINESAFASMNKTSKRRMQKTISKNNSSTTSINNLINDNIEKPFHYNSENGSSLNTISTKMLLSNQDVKLNQQKPVASINIYPENIESPDRVTSSLYSPLHGNHNSLSQVKESLPFFVEPREIYSSAQASLAHSCATTNSSNYYNDTIPAIDQAQQIRKSNVAKTPVLSISKSKFSPIKYNLKKVSKTESIKKKGSSLFSSSKNKLEQSSSRPSLTSPQPKSLLKNHLSFANDKIEGANDGSLPNGNKNAVQSSYPPSLPDLSYGNEFAESQIDLTLDTLQNFRSKTYRRYNIDVEAMGNLFQEENEYNSITGSYDGINDDVFEHIPIQHIDSNSIYNFDSEISGYLQIYSIWRILLVVSGCILVLPLFFIIGVGKKEKKIISDYKLMKMVLNKNHRIGLMKGFHWELDLQWLRTTFLILGVIETIAIMACIAVGFSVGITSE; the protein is encoded by the coding sequence ATGGACCAAGACTTTGAGCAAGTTACACATAACAGCgattttctttcaattttatcagaTTATGACAGCGACGTACaatcatatatatctacAAATGATATTTACAGAAAAGAGTCCgcagaagaaaataataaggAAAGCCCTTCTTCCTCTAAATCATTCTTTATTGAAAACTTTCCAGAGAATGTGAATGACAGTTCTGCTAACTCTCTCCAACAAACTCCAAGAAAATTCGGAGTTTACATAAATGAATCAGCATTTGCTTCAATGAACAAAACCTCTAAAAGGCGTATGCAAAAAACGATCTCAAAAAATAACTCATCAACTACATCgattaataatttaatcaatGATAACATTGAAAAACCGTTCCATTATAACTCCGAAAATGGTAGTAGTTTAAATACTATCTCAACAAAAATGTTACTGAGTAACCAAGATGTAAAATTAAACCAACAAAAACCTGTCGCATCTATAAATATCTACCctgaaaatattgaatcGCCAGATAGAGTtacttcttctttatattcACCTCTTCATGGAAACCACAATTCTCTAAGTCAAGTTAAAGAATCATTACCTTTTTTTGTTGAACCTAGAGAAATATACAGTAGTGCACAAGCGTCATTGGCGCATTCTTGTGCAACaacaaattcttcaaattattataatgataCAATTCCTGCCATTGATCAAGCACAACAAATTAGAAAGAGTAATGTTGCCAAAACTCCAGTTTTAAGTATCTCAAAATCTAAATTCAGtccaataaaatataatttgaagaaagTGTCTAAGACAGaaagtattaaaaaaaaaggaTCTTCTCTGTTTTCCAgctcaaaaaataaattagaacAATCAAGTTCAAGGCCATCTCTGACTTCTCCTCAACctaaatcattattaaaaaatcatctGTCCTTTGCCAACGATAAAATCGAGGGCGCTAATGATGGATCACTACCAAATGGTAATAAAAATGCTGTTCAATCATCTTATCCTCCAAGTCTTCCTGATCTGTCTTATGGAAATGAATTCGCAGAATCACAAATTGATCTGACTCTTGACACGTTACAAAATTTTAGAAGCAAAACTTATAGGAGATACAACATCGATGTAGAAGCAATGGGAAATTTATTTCAAGAAGAGAATGAATACAATAGCATCACTGGGTCATATGATGGAATAAATGATGATGTATTTGAACATATACCTATTCAACATATCGACTCCAattcaatttataattttgattctgAAATTTCTGGATATCTACAAATATACAGCATTTGGAGAATTCTCTTAGTAGTCAGTGGCTGTATATTGGTTCTACCTCTTTTCTTCATAATTGGAGTTGgtaagaaagaaaagaaaatcatTTCAGATTACAAATTAATGAAGATGGTTCTAAATAAGAATCACAGAATTGGATTAATGAAGGGATTCCATTGGGAACTGGACCTTCAATGGCTACGAACTACTTTCTTGATCCTCGGCGTTATAGAAACGATTGCAATTATGGCATGCATTGCTGTTGGATTCAGCGTAGGAATTACCAGTGAATAA
- the MTE1 gene encoding Mte1p (similar to Saccharomyces cerevisiae YGR042W; ancestral locus Anc_4.187), with amino-acid sequence MNSHITEYQCQYTDQIRKKNKVWHDGKLKYFQINDKFQLFREEDNIQISSQFITNKKEVEYILDPENFDNIEHKIFGKYIVIILEKINEYDKEVKITLKHNNIPPSQANTIHFNNNTLHLNGQSVTNTKSNSLQGKVIVKKPLSRIITSKVIADTSSISGTSLALKMNKPFKRPRMANHPDSNLSRKIVKNRPSVRTDNVRLKEEDTSNNDTNIKSNELHNNDANTNLNKPKPPLIPSENEKLQANVEETLVEKQSTSPITNNIIIDKHYAQDKPPLEKQINTDNILPEEKKISKSIIQKLPNKQSSSRIISGRTKIRSISHKPISL; translated from the coding sequence ATGAACTCACATATTACAGAGTATCAGTGTCAATACACCGATCAAATcagaaaaaagaataagGTATGGCATGATGGCaaactaaaatatttccaaaTCAATGATAAGTTTCAGCTATTCagagaagaagataatatacaaatatcatctcaatttattacaaataaaaaagaagtAGAATATATACTTGATCCTGagaattttgataatattgaacataaaatatttggtaaatatatagtaataatattggaGAAAATAAACGAATATGACAAAGAAGTGAAGATCACTCTTAAACATAACAATATCCCTCCATCTCAAGCGAATACTAttcatttcaataataacacACTGCATTTAAATGGCCAATCAGTAACTAATACAAAATCCAATAGTCTCCAAGGGAAAGTAATAGTAAAGAAACCTCTTTCGAGGATCATAACATCGAAAGTGATAGCAGATACTTCCTCTATTTCAGGAACTTCTTTagcattaaaaatgaataagCCTTTTAAACGTCCAAGAATGGCTAATCATCCGGATTCTAATCTTTCGAGGAAGATCGTTAAAAATAGGCCTAGTGTGAGAACTGATAACGTAagattaaaagaagaagatacAAGTAACAATGATACTAATATCAAGTCAAATGAACTTCATAACAATGATGCTAATAccaatttaaataaaccTAAACCTCCTCTAATTCCGAGTGAAAATGAGAAGTTGCAAGCCAATGTCGAGGAAACATTGGTTGAGAAGCAAAGTACAAGTCcaattacaaataatatcatcataGACAAACATTACGCACAAGATAAACCACCGTTGGAGAAGCAAATTAATACAGATAATATTCTTCcagaagagaaaaaaatttcaaaatcaatcaTTCAAAAGTTACCAAATAAACAATCATCATCGAGGATAATTAGTGGTAGAACTAAAATACGTAGCATTAGTCATAAACCTATTAGTCTCTGA
- the TPHA0F01080 gene encoding transaldolase (similar to Saccharomyces cerevisiae YGR043C and TAL1 (YLR354C); ancestral locus Anc_4.188), with protein MPVSKKQNTGSSKSGQTTLEKLRETGTTIVADTGDFEMISQYKPQDSTTNPTLILKASEKEAYTELVDSVIEKYVTAKKIKTESDVTPEVCEAIFDRILVAFGEQILKIVPGRVSTEVDAKYSFDKEGSINKAKEIIKLYEDDGISKERVLIKLSSTWEGIQAAKVLEKEYGIHVNCTLLFSFPQAVAAAEAGVSLISPFVGRIMDWYKNTYNKTYTAEDDPGVHSVRRIYNYYKKHGYKTIVMGASFRTVDELKALGGIDFLTISLKLLDELNNSTEDVTRSLDPETAKKEGEDKTSFINDESKFRFELNEDAMTTEKLAEGIRNFAKDAQTLHGIIKDKIISKHINK; from the coding sequence ATGCCAGTCAGCAAGAAGCAAAACACAGGAAGCTCCAAAAGTGGTCAAACAACTCTTGAGAAATTGAGGGAAACAGGGACCACCATTGTCGCCGATACAGGTGACTTTGAGATGATAAGCCAGTATAAACCCCAGGATTCGACTACAAACCCAACTTTGATTTTGAAGGCCAGTGAGAAAGAGGCTTACACTGAGTTGGTCGATTctgttattgaaaaatatgtCACTGCTAAAAAGATTAAGACTGAATCTGATGTCACGCCAGAAGTGTGTGAAGCAATTTTTGACAGAATATTAGTGGCTTTTGGAGAACAGATTTTGAAGATTGTACCGGGAAGAGTATCTACTGAAGTAGATGCCAAATACTCGTTTGATAAGGAAGGTAGTATCAATAAGGCTAAGGAAATTATCAAACTATATGAAGATGATGGTATCTCCAAAGAAAGGGTTTTGATTAAACTATCTTCCACTTGGGAAGGTATCCAAGCAGCAAAGGTCTTAGAGAAGGAGTATGGTATTCATGTCAACTGTACCTTGTTATTCTCATTCCCACAGGCAGTGGCTGCTGCAGAGGCAGGAGTTTCATTGATTTCCCCATTTGTAGGTAGAATCATGGATTGGTATAAAAACACTTACAATAAAACCTATACAGCTGAAGATGACCCAGGTGTTCACTCTGTAAGAAGGATCtacaattattataaaaaacaTGGCTATAAGACAATTGTCATGGGAGCTTCATTTAGAACTGTTGATGAGTTGAAGGCTTTGGGTGGTATTGATTTCTTAACAATCTCTTTGAAGTTATTAGATGAGCTTAATAACAGTACGGAAGATGTAACTAGATCATTGGATCCAGAAACAGCTAAAAAGGAAGGTGAAGATAAAACATCATTTATAAATGATGAATCTAAATTCCGTTTTGAGTTAAATGAAGATGCAATGACTACTGAAAAATTAGCAGAAGGTATCAGAAACTTTGCCAAAGACGCTCAGACCTTACAtggaattattaaagataaaatcaTCTCGAAGCAcatcaataaataa
- the TPHA0F01090 gene encoding uncharacterized protein (similar to Saccharomyces cerevisiae RSC1 (YGR056W) and RSC2 (YLR357W); ancestral locus Anc_4.196), with amino-acid sequence MDVLPSNNNGTNSNTELYTILKTELDKLCLLKFNSNEFPNSDPAKATIPNNISISLIFKELPSREDYPDYYNIIRNPMSLDMIYKRLENSQYDSIYKLQSFVDDIAQISKNARYFYNMTTIIHKFANLLDNYLKAILIPFLNNKFNMNLSIQNDQNDQQEQNVNALNVISNSNLYEQQVAVTQQRIQLSPSPPIQQQFQSQYLKHTHNNQQRKHIRRGRPPIIDFPYVQRIKNVFKMLKKEIDQAGESLTSTFEKLPVSIEEYKQIIDNPMTLEDVRKNVRGRKYKDFMTFKKDMDLMLSNYQTYNLYKDHKQNLKRYEILFSKFNLYCEVELNKPDKDFIPESGDLRYPLNEVKWGNVLYSIGDWVLLKNPNDEAKPIVGQIFKMWNTTDGKIWLNVCWYFRPEQTVHRYDRLFYKNEVVKSGQYRDHTFTSVLGKCYVVHFTRFQRGDPANIKNLDIPLFICEYRYNENDKNFNKIRTWRACMPEEIRDQEEVTIPVPGRKFFKYLSPLAHLLSPTATFTDPIPEATAGAHNGPPAIGAVYIRPVLEKDDLGEYSTSPDCPRYIIRPNDPQPEGIIDFKNGIIVTKESSSHTVRRSSSCGSTSGGHVHARKPKPETPKININDLNMKSMVSTMHNNNDSFVSKPNIIINKSTYNQVTNEHTYLMNRKVMPKKAIIFNNKIPIVTNKIIQTNTTTKVKKPSTVSYSRHVLEKVTTETQVKNMKRYQEKATNTRRRDYNLSSIVSNLTNKASKSSLGKIIIETPNSYVLSIPLNSKFNTLQKCEKRNKSEKTPHNISVNNNPYIADVLWFKGPGINVSARMVNSGVNLSSIALNTWKKRRRVHFDEVEESIEVADDDAVFDSDDERVAEPDDVQEMPDMGLKPSASYIAYRMRQSK; translated from the coding sequence aTGGATGTATTACCTTCTAACAACAATGGAACGAATAGCAATACTGAATTGTATACGATATTGAAAACAGAGCTAGATAAGTTATGTCTGTTGAAATTTAATAGCAATGAGTTTCCTAATAGTGATCCAGCAAAGGCTACTATACCGAATAATATAAGTATATCATTGATCTTTAAGGAGCTCCCTTCGAGAGAGGATTATCCAGactattataatataattagaAATCCAATGTCATTGGATATGATATACAAGAGGTTGGAGAACTCCCAATATGATTCTATCTATAAATTACAATCTTTTGTCGATGATATTGCTCAGATCTCGAAAAATGCTAGATATTTTTACAACATGACTACTATTATCCACAAATTTGCAAATCTGCTGGATAATTACCTGAAGGCGATATTGATACcgtttttgaataataaatttaatatgaACCTATCTATTCAAAATGATCAAAATGACCAACAAGAGCAAAACGTAAATGCCCTGAACGTTATTAGTAATTCAAATCTTTATGAACAACAGGTTGCAGTGACTCAGCAAAGAATACAACTTTCACCGAGTCCACCTATTCAACAACAGTTTCAATCACAGTATCTAAAACATACACATAATAACCAGCAAAGAAAGCATATTAGAAGAGGCAGACCTCCAATAATAGACTTCCCATATGTTCAGCGAATTAAGAATGTGTTCAAGatgttgaaaaaagaaatagatCAAGCAGGTGAATCATTGACATCCACTTTCGAAAAGTTACCAGTTTCTATAGAGGAATATAAACAAATTATAGACAATCCAATGACTCTAGAAGACGTAAGAAAAAATGTAAGaggaagaaaatataaagatttTATGACATTCAAGAAAGATATGGATTTGATGTTGAGCAACTATCAAACCTATAACTTATATAAAGACCATaaacaaaatttgaaaagatatgaaatacttttttcaaaatttaatttgtaTTGCGAAgttgaattaaataaaccTGACAAAGACTTTATTCCCGAAAGTGGTGACTTAAGATATCCTTTAAATGAAGTTAAATGGGGTAatgtattatattcaattggtGATTGGGttctattgaaaaatcCTAACGATGAAGCAAAACCAATTGTAGGccaaattttcaaaatgtgGAATACAACCGATGGAAAGATTTGGTTAAATGTGTGTTGGTATTTTAGACCTGAACAAACTGTGCACAGATATGATAGACtgttttataaaaatgaagTTGTAAAATCTGGCCAATATAGAGACCACACATTTACAAGCGTTCTTGGAAAATGCTATGTTGTACATTTTACAAGATTTCAAAGAGGTGATCCAGCTAACATAAAAAATCTCGACATTccattatttatatgtgAATATCgttataatgaaaatgataaaaattttaataaaattagaacTTGGAGAGCTTGTATGCCCGAGGAAATTCGTGACCAGGAAGAGGTGACAATTCCGGTACCGggaagaaaattttttaaatatctGTCTCCTTTGGCACATTTATTATCACCAACTGCAACTTTTACTGATCCAATCCCAGAAGCTACTGCTGGTGCACATAATGGACCTCCTGCTATCGGTGCTGTTTATATAAGACCAGTTCTAGAAAAAGATGACCTTGGTGAATATTCGACATCACCAGATTGTCCTCGTTATATTATTAGGCCGAACGATCCTCAACCAGAAGGGATAatagattttaaaaatggtatTATCGTAACGAAAGAATCTTCATCTCATACTGTACGGAGAAGCAGCAGCTGTGGCAGTACATCTGGTGGGCATGTACATGCGAGAAAACCAAAACCAGAAACCCctaaaatcaatattaatgaCTTGAATATGAAATCAATGGTTTCAACAAtgcataataataatgattcattTGTGAGTAAAccaaatataattattaataaatcaacgTATAACCAGGTTACCAATGAGCACACATACTTGATGAACCGTAAAGTTATGCCTAAAAAGGCTATaatctttaataataaaataccaATTGTaactaataaaattatacaaACCAATACTACAACTAAGGTAAAAAAACCAAGCACTGTATCATATTCAAGACATGTGCTAGAAAAGGTAACAACCGAAACACAAGtcaaaaatatgaaaagaTACCAGGAAAAAGCTACCAATACACGTAGACGAGATTACAACTTATCTTCAATTGTATCCaatttaacaaataaagCATCGAAAAGTTCTTTAggtaaaattattatagaGACACCAAATAGTTACGTTCTGTCGATTCCGTTGAATTCCAAATTTAATACTTTACAGAAGTGTGAAAAGAGAAATAAATCTGAAAAAACTCCacataatatttctgtAAACAATAATCCATACATTGCAGATGTGTTATGGTTCAAAGGACCTGGTATCAATGTAAGTGCTAGAATGGTTAACAGTGGTGTGAATCTATCATCAATAGCACTGAATACATGGAAAAAACGTAGACGTGTCCACTTCGATGAAGTTGAAGAAAGTATTGAAGTGGCAGATGATGATGCCGTATTCGATTCAGATGATGAAAGGGTTGCTGAACCAGATGACGTCCAAGAAATGCCGGATATGGGGTTAAAACCTTCTGCAAGTTATATAGCATACAGAATGAGACAATCAAAATAG
- the DCR2 gene encoding phosphoprotein phosphatase (similar to Saccharomyces cerevisiae DCR2 (YLR361C); ancestral locus Anc_4.200): MIRFNRRFTKLYLPLVVFTVTIWFLFFHNAENIDRNADLLVFDKYTGRKGNIVINAGVIRCISILGASWCPSVISSAGVKHGRSYRTIVKKDLDFYSSSLNIFKKYFFYDSVNVGPLLKVKNFKYISDIVSKKALESQELGENVEKKHLLEDTYAIVSKLTSPETFEPIADVDVLYNLEFDPRPGWKLVDGITINALTKFSIYKHMPASDKITSTKDRTLVLKQDSAKYKIVQLADMHFSITDGECHDEFPPTDDCKADRKTQVFIDKVLDLEQPDLVIFTGDQIMGDQCKKDSKSALLKVVGPIIARKIKWAMVWGNHDDEGSLDRFELSQLAASLPYSTFRINAGIDTLDTTFGIGNYVQKIYKEEKNKPDSYIPIGSLIFMDSHKYSKSPKSFPGYDWIKPSQYNYIGKHYGLKTPLNMAFFHIPLPEYLNIKSESTGKENKIVGSGREGVTAPKYNSGTLEFLKKELNVQLISVGHDHCNDYCLSNDDYGSKSWLCYGGGAGEGGYSGYGGTERRIRVFEIDFDKLSIETWKRKQTNSQDTFDHQELVSGGIAV; the protein is encoded by the coding sequence ATGATAAGATTTAACAGACGGTTCACCAAATTGTACCTACCTTTGGTTGTCTTCACAGTGACAATCTGGTTCCTGTTTTTTCACAACGCCGAAAATATCGATAGAAACGCTGACCTGCTTGtctttgataaatatactGGCAGAAAAGGCAATATTGTTATCAATGCCGGTGTTATTAGGTGTATCAGCATACTAGGGGCCAGTTGGTGTCCTTCGGTAATCAGTTCTGCTGGAGTTAAACATGGACGTTCTTATAGAACAATAGTGAAGAAAGATTTGGATTTTTACAGTTCTTCgttgaatattttcaagaaatatttcttctatGACTCGGTCAACGTTGGGCCACTGCTCAAAGTGAAGAACTTCAAGTATATTTCTGATATCGTTTCTAAAAAGGCTTTAGAGTCCCAAGAACTAGGTGAAAATGTAGAAAAGAAACATTTATTGGAAGACACATATGCAATTGTTTCAAAGTTGACAAGTCCAGAGACATTTGAACCAATTGCTGATGTCGATGTATTGTATAACTTGGAATTCGATCCAAGACCTGGTTGGAAATTGGTAGATGGAATAACCATAAATGCATTGACAAAATTCTCTATCTATAAACATATGCCAGCATCTGACAAGATCACATCAACGAAGGACCGTACTTTAGTTTTGAAGCAGGACTCTGCAAAGTataaaattgttcaattgGCAGACATGCACTTTTCCATAACTGATGGTGAGTGTCATGATGAATTCCCACCAACTGATGACTGTAAAGCAGATAGGAAAACACAAgtatttattgataaagTTTTGGATTTGGAACAACCAGATTTGGTCATTTTTACAGGTGATCAGATAATGGGTGACCAGTGCAAAAAGGACTCGAAAAGTGCATTATTGAAAGTAGTAGGTCCGATCATTgcaagaaaaattaaatggGCTATGGTATGGGGGAATCATGACGATGAAGGTTCTCTTGACCGTTTTGAATTATCTCAGCTTGCTGCATCACTACCATATTCAACATTCAGAATTAATGCAGGTATTGATACTTTGGATACCACATTTGGTATTGGTAATTAcgttcaaaaaatatataaagaagagAAGAATAAACCGGATTCATACATTCCAATTGGGTCCTTGATATTTATGGACTCCCataaatattctaaatCACCAAAATCCTTTCCAGGATACGATTGGATTAAACCATCACAATATAATTACATTGGAAAACATTACGGATTAAAGACACCTTTAAATATGGCATTTTTCCATATTCCATTGCCTGAGTatctaaatataaaatcaGAAAGTACtggaaaagaaaataaaattgtagGTAGTGGAAGAGAAGGTGTAACGGCACCAAAATACAATTCCGGTACtttagaatttttaaagaaggAGTTAAATGTCCAGTTAATCTCTGTCGGTCATGACCATTGCAATGACTACTGTCTATCCAACGATGATTATGGTAGTAAGTCATGGCTATGTTACGGAGGTGGAGCTGGTGAAGGTGGATATTCCGGTTATGGGGGGACTGAGCGTAGAATTAgagtttttgaaattgattttgataaGTTAAGTATAGAAACTTGGAAAAGAAAACAGACTAATTCACAAGATACGTTTGACCATCAAGAATTGGTCTCTGGTGGAATTGCTGTTTAA
- the ERG25 gene encoding methylsterol monooxygenase (similar to Saccharomyces cerevisiae ERG25 (YGR060W); ancestral locus Anc_4.206) → MSSVFGNVTIANALKDPSYFKTLQNIAASQPQLNVVEQYWSAWYTYMNNDVLATGIFFFLLHEFTYFFRCLPWMIIDQMPYFRKWKIQPTKIPSAKEQWYCFKSVLLSHFLVEAIPIWTFHPMCESLGISVEVPFPTIKRMTLEIALFFCLEDMWHYWAHRLFHYGVFYKYIHKQHHRYAAPFGLSAEYAHPAETLSLGFGTVGMPMLYVLYTGKLHLFTLSVWVVLRLFQAVDSHSGYDFPWSLNKFLPFWAGAEHHDLHHHYFIGNYASSFRWWDYCLDTEAGPEAKSAREERMRSKAEKNVKKNN, encoded by the coding sequence ATGTCTTCTGTTTTTGGTAACGTTACCATTGCTAACGCATTGAAGGATCCTTCCTACTTCAAGACTTTACAAAACATTGCTGCATCTCAACCACAATTAAATGTTGTTGAACAATACTGGTCCGCTTGGTACACTTACATGAACAATGATGTCCTAGCTACCggtattttcttcttcttattaCATGAATTCACATACTTTTTCAGATGTTTACCATGGATGATCATTGATCAAATGCCATACTTCAGAAAATGGAAGATTCAACCAACTAAGATCCCATCCGCTAAGGAACAATGGTACTGTTTCAAGTCCGTTTTATTGTCACATTTCTTAGTCGAAGCCATCCCAATCTGGACCTTTCACCCAATGTGTGAATCTCTGGGTATTTCTGTCGAAGTTCCATTCCCAACTATCAAGAGAATGACTTTGGAAATCGCTTTATTCTTTTGTTTAGAAGATATGTGGCATTACTGGGCCCATAGATTATTCCATTATGGTGTTTTCTACAAGTACATTCACAAGCAACATCATAGATATGCTGCTCCATTTGGTTTATCTGCTGAATACGCTCATCCAGCTGAAACTTTATCCTTAGGTTTCGGTACCGTTGGTATGCCAATGTTATACGTTTTATACACTGGTAAACTACATTTATTCACCTTATCCGTATGGGTCGTCTTAAGATTATTCCAAGCTGTCGACTCTCACTCTGGTTACGATTTCCCATGGTCATTAAACAAGTTCCTACCATTCTGGGCCGGTGCTGAACATCACGATCTACATCATCACTACTTCATTGGTAACTACGCTTCCTCTTTCAGATGGTGGGATTATTGTCTAGACACCGAAGCTGGTCCAGAAGCTAAGAGTGCTAGAGAAGAAAGAATGAGATCTAAGGCTGAAAAGAACGTCAAGAAGAACAATTAG
- the COX18 gene encoding membrane insertase COX18 (similar to Saccharomyces cerevisiae COX18 (YGR062C); ancestral locus Anc_4.209), with protein sequence MFTSVYKAGFFPLVSATRTCCIKTTSRSRSFSTITAVAEAFVSLHEVTNIPWVILIPLSSVTLRTLFTLPLSILQRQRLVKQNNLRNVVLSIKPVVALRLAQTQKLTPEQIKMLSLKESRNRQKKLFKKYNIDLWKNMILPLVQIPLWVTISLGIRRLVTDPDSNTMHVLKETNTDNILYANNILESTLDLSLPFEPLPMLLPVILGTLSIMNVEYNGIMFARRRDKALVGGKLSNAMNSVLNVSRMSSVFMMGISTQTSMILSIYWITSQLFSYIQNKLLDCLWPLHNKNDLM encoded by the coding sequence ATGTTTACAAGTGTTTATAAGGCGGGATTCTTTCCACTTGTGTCCGCAACTAGGACTTGTTGTATTAAGACCACCTCGAGGAGTAGAAGCTTTTCAACGATTACAGCAGTAGCAGAAGCGTTTGTTAGTCTTCATGAAGTTACAAATATTCCCTGGGTGATCTTAATACCTCTGTCTTCAGTTACATTAAGAACGTTGTTTACTCTACCATTGAGTATACTTCAAAGACAAAGATTGGTAAAACAGAATAATCTGAGGAATGTTGTGTTATCAATCAAGCCAGTTGTGGCATTAAGGTTGGCTCAAACTCAAAAACTAACACCAGAACAGATTAAGATGCTGTCTCTAAAAGAATCTAGAAATAGACAGAAGAAACTATTCAAGAAATACAATATAGATTTATGgaaaaatatgattttaCCGTTAGTACAGATACCTCTTTGGGTTACCATCTCATTAGGAATTAGAAGGTTGGTCACTGACCCTGATTCAAACACCATGCATGTACTCAAAGAGACAAATACCGACAATATCCTATACgctaataatattcttgAATCTACATTGGACCTCAGTTTGCCATTTGAACCATTGCCCATGTTGCTTCCTGTAATCTTAGGAACATTATCTATCATGAATGTTGAATACAATGGGATTATGTTTGcaagaagaagagataAGGCGTTAGTAGGGGGGAAACTGAGCAATGCGATGAACAGTGTCTTGAATGTCTCAAGAATGAGTAGTGTATTCATGATGGGCATCTCCACACAAACTTCCATGATATTGAGTATTTATTGGATTACATCGCAATTATTCTCATATATCCAAAACAAACTGCTTGACTGCCTATGGCCATTGCATAACAAGAACGACttaatgtaa
- the SPT4 gene encoding transcription elongation factor SPT4 (similar to Saccharomyces cerevisiae SPT4 (YGR063C); ancestral locus Anc_4.210) gives MSSNDRACMLCGIVQTTNEFSREGCPNCQGIFEEAGVSSIECTSPSFEGLVGMCKPSKSWVAKWLNVDSYIPGMYAVKVDGRLPIEVVDLLPHYKPRDGSQVE, from the coding sequence ATGTCTAGTAACGACAGAGCATGTATGCTATGTGGAATAGTGCAAACCACTAATGAGTTTTCCAGGGAGGGCTGTCCAAACTGTCAAGGTATATTTGAAGAGGCAGGCGTCTCTTCAATTGAGTGCACGTCGCCTTCTTTTGAAGGGCTAGTGGGCATGTGTAAACCTTCCAAGTCATGGGTTGCTAAATGGTTGAATGTCGATTCGTATATACCTGGCATGTATGCCGTTAAAGTTGACGGTAGGTTGCCAATCGAAGTCGTCGATTTGCTTCCTCATTATAAGCCAAGAGATGGTAGCCAGGTGGAGTAA